The proteins below are encoded in one region of Zerene cesonia ecotype Mississippi chromosome 10, Zerene_cesonia_1.1, whole genome shotgun sequence:
- the LOC119829796 gene encoding facilitated trehalose transporter Tret1-like — protein sequence MKILMRADTHYSITVNGNDYEKAKYTFSQVLAAVAVSLGSMIVGFSSAYTSTALVSMQNDTSITVSESQSSWIGGLMPLAALAGGVIGGPLVDLIGRRKTLLFTAFPFFIGWILIAAASVVHLVLAGRAICGLCVGVGSLAFPVYLGETIQPEVRGTLGLFPTAIGNIGILISYVAGRYLDWSQLAYLGASLAIPFLALMLLIPETPRWYISRGRTEEARKALQWLRGKNAKIDNEMRDIALSDAEIENESSVTELFNKKYLKSISIALGLMAFQQLSGINAIIFYTVEIFKMSGSSVDPYLSTIIVGVVNFISTFISTALIDRAGRKMLLYISSVSMTITLILLGTFFYVRDVLNLDVTVVVWIPLTCLMFYLLAFSLAFGPIPWLMMGEILPAKIRGAAASICTAFNWLCSFIVTTTFHDIKAALGPWGTFWLFGCICFLGLFFVVFFVPETRGKSLEQIENKLTGRKTRSRRLSSIANIKPLPSGC from the exons ATGAAGATTTTAATGAGAGCCGATACTCACTATAGTATCACAGTGAACGGAAACGATTATGAAAAGGCCAAATATACATTCTCTCAG GTTTTAGCTGCTGTTGCTGTATCATTGGGTTCCATGATAGTCGGGTTTTCTTCAGCTTATACATCGACAGCATTAGTTTCAATGCAAAATGATACAAGCATAACAGTCTCGGAATCCCAG tcaAGTTGGATTGGAGGACTTATGCCTTTAGCTGCTTTAGCTGGAGGTGTTATCGGAGGACCCCTCGTGGATCTTATAGGACGCCGAAAAACACTATTGTTCACTGCATTccctttttttattggatgGATCCTAATAGCCGCTGCAAGCGTCGTCCACTTAGTACTAGCCGGTCGAGCTATTTGCGGTTTATGTGTTGGTGTCGGCTCATTAGCTTTTCCTGTTTATCTGGGAGAAACTATACAACCTGAGGTCAGAGGTACTTTAGGGCTATTTCCTACGGCCATAGGTAACATTGGGATTTTGATTTCTTATGTAGCCGGTAGATATTTAGATTGGTCCCAATTGGCTTACTTGGGAGCGTCGCTAGCGATTCCGTTTCTAGCCTTGATGTTACTCATACCAGAAACACCCCGTTGGTACATTTCACGTGGAAGGACTGAGGAAGCTAGAAAAGCCTTACAATGGCTGCGGGGAAAGAATGCAAAAATTGATAACGAAATGCGTGATATAGCTTTGTCGGATGctgaaattgaaaatgaatCTTCGGTTAcagaactttttaataaaaaatacctcaAATCAATATCGATTGCACTTGGGCTCATGGCGTTCCAACAGCTTTCAGGAAttaatgcaattatattttacaccgttgaaatatttaaaatgtccgGAAGTTCAGTTGATCCATATCTCTCAACAATTATTGTTGGTGTTGTCAACTTTATATCCACCTTTATATCTACAGCGTTAATCGACAGAGCAGGTCGTAAAATGCTCCTATACATTTCATCTGTATCTATGACGATCACATTGATATTATTAGGTACATTTTTCTATGTGCGTGACGTACTTAATTTAGATGTTACAGTTGTAGTCTGGATACCACTTacatgtttaatgttttatttgcttgCGTTTTCATTAGCTTTTGGACCGATACCATGGTTGATGATGGGTGAGATATTACCAGCGAAAATAAGAGGCGCTGCAGCATCGATTTGCACAGCTTTTAATTGGCTTTGCAGTTTCATAGTAACAACTACATTCCACGATATAAAAGCTGCCCTAGGGCCCTGGGGCACATTTTGGCTCTTCGGTTGTATTTGTTTCTTGGGATTAttctttgttgtatttttcGTGCCAGAAACCCGGGGTAAAAGTCTTGAACAAATTGAGAATAAGTTGACTGGTCGTAAAACTAGGTCGCGTCGATTGAGTTCCATTGCAAATATTAAACCATTGCCAAGCGGGTGTTGA
- the LOC119829794 gene encoding uncharacterized protein LOC119829794 yields MIWLAFTLFIATRCVDAQVTAQSSVAPELRECYTNPQFLDRNNLPPTTLPVLIDIIQQIEDNPNINMDLRQLAVQLLHTYRQDGIEFHQPDSSTVLSSNVLPYAPTFHSFHRHRLLLTKIIPGYSQVLPNNTINSALKCAVHHMLSTTVDARVRGNENSCNQLSQYRALRTARRVPRQVNADDVEILDLDALKSANTMGKMRHYDPKNDVEYTSIGGSKSERQLLGNSQCPLLSGAVFTRWGAVSAGHVIAGIAGGAQFQRVPISELTKGSLNDYSNVQQTVSSIFTATLSGDLAEVVLIQGTERGNAISVGVAGNWNSTQAPRYYMLHNRLNVEMTDPEIRGDIDGFVLGTLINSNVDTSGTLKLSQLLDMYYSPRNGVYNSARRACNRRGLSQEFIDRETLIAESQAFVAALDTSMPLRGTIVSGLDQLVSSAVQNFQTYTTNNLNDLSCINSETTTNDFRLKTNLYIVLDAAWPYQAVYPAISFLLDGIEVGKFGSSVTLLSAFDGSVIVNKTFSLAEFHSNYTLTRHQALLNGVNLENTLSNIRISMQTELENEKTANYVGGNSSVLLFLLNTGNININEQIINDARRLNETVPDLRILFATSTNQFDTLWNLVRDMHNDIRTISLNNEGTNVENTMNPILTRIQTVGRRIVNSNCGSTFYQEWTSGTRQFADNVEPGYINFYTISPNYFFGNNDNRKVRISRTGSSVGSLIVCQSRTVVQPRQNVTTIGADAEAVICQTLASGNVEISLRGACDGHWLIGACPPFYISVQSQVTDTTSLSATCTEFACRFPYNVRYQVQIEDFGCFSSAGTAGLSLILGITIILFNLVKLF; encoded by the exons ATGATTTGGTTGGCATTCACGCTATTTATTGCTACAAGATGTGTGGATGCTCAGGTAACAGCGCAGTCCAGTGTAGCACCAGAGCTACGGGAATGCTATACAAATCCACAGTTTCTTGATAGAAATAACTTACCTCCTACGACGTTACCTGTTCTAATAGATATCATACAGCAAATCGAAGATAatccaaatattaatatggacTTAAGACAATTAGCCGTACAGCTGTTGCATAC gTATAGACAAGATGGTATCGAATTTCATCAACCCGATTCTAGTACAGTATTATCTTCTAATGTGCTTCCATATGCACCAACTTTCCACTCCTTCCATAGACATCGGctgttattaacaaaaattataccagGATATTCACAAGTTTTGCCAAATAACACGATTAATTCCGCCCTGAAG tGTGCTGTACATCATATGCTGTCAACAACAGTCGATGCTAGAGTAAGAGGAAATGAAAATAGTTGCAATCAACTATCCCAGTATCGCGCATTAAGAACTGCTAGACGTGTTCCACGCCAGGTTAATGCGGATGATGTAGAAATATTAGATCTGGATGCACT GAAATCAGCAAACACAATGGGAAAGATGCGTCACTATGATCCAAAAAATGATGTCGAGTACACAAGTATTGGTGGCTCGAAATCCGAGCGTCAATTATTAGGGAACAGTCAGTGTCCATTGCTAAGTGGAGCAGTGTTCACAAGATGGGGAGCTGTATCCGCCGGTCATGTCATTGCTGGTATAGCAGGAGGCGCACAGTTCCAACGTGTACCTATATCAGAATTAACCAAAGGATCTCTGAATGATTACTCCAACGTTCAGCAAACGGTTTCTTCGATATTTACAGCTACCTTATCAG GTGATTTAGCGGAAGTTGTTCTCATACAAGGAACTGAAAGAGGAAATGCTATAAGCGTTGGTGTTGCTGGTAACTGGAATTCTACCCAAGCTCCAAGATATTATATGTTACACAACCGACTTAATGTCGAAATGACTGATCCGGAGATTCGTGGTGACATTGACGGTTTTGTCCTTGGAACTCTGATAAACTCTAACGTAGATACTTCTGGAACATTGAAATTATCTCAGCTACTTGATATGTATTATAGTCCTAGG aatGGTGTTTATAATTCTGCTAGAAGAGCTTGTAATCGTAGAGGTTTGAGCCAAGAATTTATTGACCGCGAAACATTAATAGCCGAATCTCAAGCATTTGTTGCAGCTTTGGATACAAGCATGCCCCTTAGAGGAACAATCGTCAGTGGGCTTGATCAATTAGTAAGCAGCGCAGTACAGAATTTCCAAACCTATACAA CTAACAACTTAAACGATCTAAGCTGCATAAACTCTGAAACAACAACAAATGACTTTAGATTAAAGACAAACTTATACATTGTTTTGGACGCTGCGTGGCCATATCAGGCTGTGTATCCTGCTATTTCTTTTCTTCTGGACGGTATTGAAGTGGGAAAATTTGGTTCAAGTGTGACACTACTTAGTGCTTTCGACGGAAGtgtaattgtaaacaaaacgTTTTCACTGGCCGAATTTCACAGCAATTACACTTTAACAAGGCATCAAGCAT TGTTAAATGGAGTAAATCTTGAAAATACACTTTCAAATATTAGAATTTCTATGCAAACCGAACTAGAGAACGAGAAAACTGCGAATTATGTTGGTGGTAATTCTAGTGTCCTATTGTTCCTGTTAAATActggaaatattaatattaatgaacaaattattaatgatgCTCGTCGTCTAAACGAGACAGTTCcag ATCTTAGAATACTGTTTGCTACATCCACGAATCAATTTGATACTTTATGGAATTTGGTCCGTGATATGCATAATGACATCAGAACAATATCACTAAACAATGAAGGCACAAATGTGGAAAATACTATGAATCCAATTCTTACGCGAATTCAAACAG TCGGAAGAAGAATCGTTAATTCAAATTGTGGCTCAACTTTTTATCAAGAGTGGACTTCAGGCACACGACAATTTGCCGATAATGTTGAACCaggatatataaatttctacaCCATAAGCCCCAATTATTTCTTTGGTAACAACGATAACAGAAAAGTACGGATTTCGCGAACTGGTTCCTCTGTTGGTAGCCTTATTGTTTGTCAATCACGAACTGTTGTACAACCaag acAAAATGTAACCACGATTGGGGCTGATGCGGAAGCTGTTATTTGTCAGACCCTTGCGTCGGGGAATGTTGAAATAAGCCTTCGAGGTGCCTGCGATGGTCATTGGCTGATTGGTGCCTGTCCCCCGTTCTACATTTCTGTTCAATCACAAGTAACAGATACTACAAGTCTTAGTGCTACATGTACAG AATTCGCATGCAGATTCCCATACAATGTCAGGTATCAAGTTCAAATCGAAGATTTCGGATGTTTCAGTAGCGCTGGAACTGCTGGACTAAGCTTAATTTTAGGAATTACTATTATTCTGTTTAATTtggtaaaactattttaa
- the LOC119829358 gene encoding GILT-like protein 2, with protein MDGRKLSEGRKCAVKIFDSQANLLIRNSDLRSYTAVWYTSSPVNPCNKTYSYCGSACRAQNNAVVDTSSRFSYGGTDKVRIQLYYEVFCPHCRTFDTVQFRPVVEKLSPYLDINTYPYGNAETYENNGQSIFKCQHGPTECYGNKLHACALDLIQNQTTALVYNTCMMEYSQSDRGSDDSAADRCGASMGIDSTPIKQCAKGNKGTELLKYYGVESKKANFKHVPYILINGVVNDGKNFMKDVCAAFSTPPPPCVNVF; from the exons ATGGATGGAAGAAAATTGTCTGAAGGGCGGAAATGTGCGGTCAAGATATTTGATTCGCAAGCCAATTTACTCATAAGAAACTCAG ATTTACGAAGTTATACGGCCGTCTGGTATACGTCTAGCCCTGTTAATCCTTGTAACAAGACCTATTCATACTGCGGTAGCGCTTGCCGGGCGCAGAACAATGCCGTAGTCGACACAAGTAGTCGA TTTTCGTATGGAGGAACCGACAAAGTTcgaattcaattatattacgaAGTTTTTTGCCCTCATTGCAGAACCTTTGACACGGTGCAATTTCGACCTGTAGTTGAAAAACTTAGTCCTTACCTTGATATCAATACTTATCCATACGGAAATGCTGAG ACTTATGAAAATAATGgtcaaagtatttttaaatgccaACATGGACCAACGGAGTGTTACGGAAACAAGCTTCATGCTTGCGCCCTAGATCTGATTCAAAATCAAACCACAGCATTGGTTTACAATACCTGCATGATGGAATACTCCCAAAGCGACCGAGGATCGGATGATAGCGCAGCCGATAGA tgtGGCGCTTCTATGGGAATCGATAGTACTCCTATTAAACAATGTGCAAAGGGCAACAAAGGCACTGAACTTCTTAAGTATTACGGAGTGGAGAGTAAAAAGGCAAATTTCAAACACGTCCCGTACATTCTAATTAACGGTGTCGTCAATGATGGCAAGAACTTTATGAAGGACGTTTGTGCAGCTTTTTCCACGCCTCCTCCACCGTGTGTGAAcgtgttttga
- the LOC119829359 gene encoding gamma-interferon-inducible lysosomal thiol reductase-like has product MSMRQNIVADQKIDIKVYYESHCPGSREFLSIDFKKLIEKLYEYLNIKTYPFGNAKMDIHDGKVVFKCQHGPKECYGNKLHACALDIIKNHTVALIYNSCMASFSQDDLGSDDAAAAKCGTSMNIEYNPIINCANGDKGNQLLKYYGEESKKANFRYVPYILINGKEYNGDHIVEDICAMFSNPPPPCSQL; this is encoded by the exons ATGTCTATGCga caaAACATAGTAGCTGACCAAAAAATTGATATCAAAGTTTATTACGAAAGTCACTGTCCAGGTTCCAGAGAGTTTCTCAGCATTGACTTTAAGAAACTCAttgaaaaattgtatgaatatttaaatatcaaaacctATCCTTTTGGAAATGCGAAG atgGATATTCACGATGGGAAAGTGGTATTTAAATGTCAGCACGGACCAAAGGAATGTTATGGAAACAAACTGCACGCATGCGctttagatataattaaaaatcatacagTTGCATTGATATATAATTCCTGTATGGCCAGTTTCTCGCAAGACGATTTGGGGTCTGATGACGCAGCAGCAGCTAAG tGCGGTACCTCGATGAACATAGAATATAACCCAATAATAAACTGTGCAAATGGTGACAAAGGAAACCAGCTGCTGAAGTACTACGGAGAAGAAAGCAAAAAGGCAAATTTTCGCTACGTCccttacattttaattaatggaaaGGAATATAATGGTGACCATATAGTGGAGGATATATGTGCGATGTTTTCGAATCCGCCACCACCCTGCTCccaactataa
- the LOC119829600 gene encoding gamma-interferon-inducible lysosomal thiol reductase-like, whose translation MKILRRLIYVVIVLQNLLYKNNECAVDQNAFLSTDYYSEFLTSEFTDETTVTPTATPTEEDYYDSWKLTTKVNIKVFYEPLCTNNKINVMDKLQLIVENLNAYVDIELYPYGFSEIKDTEDGIECYNELDPVCYGCKLHACALDIIQNHTAAVLYNICLAERVEEKDIDECGASLSIDSKQIKTCADNNQGNKLLKYYREKSLEINYSYVPYIMINGLEIQIMDINIICRSFINPPPPCFLGLNSNQNN comes from the exons ATGAAGATATTACGTAGATTAATTTACGTGGTAATCGTGCtgcaaaatttgttatataaaaataatgaatgtgcag TTGAccaaaatgcatttttatctACAGACTATTATAGTGAATTCCTGACCTCTGAGTTTACAGATgag aCAACTGTAACACCAACTGCAACACCAACTGAGGAGGACTATTATGATAGTTGGAAATTGACGacgaaagtaaatataaaagttttttacgAACCTCTGTGTACAAACAACAAGATAAATGTGATGGACAAATTACAATTGattgtagaaaatttaaatgcatacgTGGATATTGAACTATATCCATATGGCTTTTCAGAG ATAAAAGATACTGAGGATGGAATAGAATGTTACAACGAATTAGATCCCGTTTGTTACGGATGTAAGCTGCATGCATGCGCTTtagatattattcaaaatcatACAGCTGcagtattatataacatttgctTGGCGGAACGCGTAGAGGAGAAAGATATTGATGAg TGTGGAGCGTCATTGAGCATCGAttcaaagcaaataaaaacatgtgcAGACAATAATCAAGGAAATAAACTCCTTAAATACTATAGGGAAAAAAGTTTAGagattaattattcttatgtGCCTTACATTATGATAAATGGATTGGAAATACAGATTATGGacatcaatattatttgtcGGAGCTTTATTAACCCTCCCCCTCCATGTTTTTTGGGACTGAAtagtaatcaaaataattga